A window from Nycticebus coucang isolate mNycCou1 chromosome X, mNycCou1.pri, whole genome shotgun sequence encodes these proteins:
- the LOC128576995 gene encoding periphilin-1-like, with the protein MCLLPGIALGSGLQVSGLPGVKAYGRPGLMAYRRDEMWSEGEFDYEISPFKRTSQSFHQPQRRKSRSIDVSYKPQHERKPETDKERPARSLKTSRGTSPWFYSAVSSSKVLAKPGRLTEKEPTEAARKWAAEEQEMSDASNMPEICEYEAGSTAPSFIYQAEEPEGNAAYGIELYEDSLTRRFKAIALKAKEIEQAYRQDCETFWRVVKMLIEKDPSLEKSIEFALRQNLQEIGERHFEELKHFMAEYDTSTQEFGDLF; encoded by the coding sequence ATGTGTCTGTTGCCTGGGATAGCCCTGGGCAGCGGCCTACAAGTCTCTGGGCTGCCTGGAGTCAAGGCTTATGGGCGGCCTGGACTCATGGCTTATAGAAGAGATGAAATGTGGTCGGAGGGAGAATTTGACTATGAAATCTCTCCTTTCAAGAGAACCAGTCAGTCTTTCCATCAGCCTCAGCGTAGAAAGTCCAGGAGTATTGATGTCTCCTACAAACCGCAGCATGAAAGGAAGCCAGAAACAGATAAGGAGAGGCCTGCACGATCTTTGAAAACATCAAGAGGTACTTCACCCTGGTTTTATTCAGCGGTTTCGTCATCCAAGGTGTTAGCCAAACCTGGTAGGCTAACTGAAAAAGAACCTACTGAGGCTGCGAGAAAGTGGGCTGCGGAAGAGCAAGAGATGTCAGATGCAAGTAACATGCCTGAAATTTGCGAGTATGAAGCGGGATCCACAGCACCGTCATTCATTTACCAGGCAGAAGAACCTGAGGGAAATGCAGCATATGGCATAGAGTTATATGAAGACTCGCTAACCCGTCGCTTTAAAGCAATAGCATTAAAAGCCAAAGAGATCGAACAGGCTTACCGACAAGACTGTGAAACTTTCTGGAGGGTAGTGAAAATGCTGATTGAAAAAGAtccttcattagaaaagtctatAGAGTTTGCACTGAGGCAGAATTTACAAGAAATAGGTGAGCGACATTTTGAAGAACTCAAGCATTTCATGGCAGAGTACGATACTTCAACTCAAGAGTTTGGAGATCTTTTTTAG